In a genomic window of Muntiacus reevesi chromosome 1, mMunRee1.1, whole genome shotgun sequence:
- the LOC136152329 gene encoding cytochrome P450 4A25-like isoform X1: MSVSALSPSRALGGVSGLLQVVSLLGLVLLLLKLAQLYLRRQWLLKALHHFPSPPSHWFYGHKQEFQEEGELPHLLKRVEKYPRACVRWMWGTRAFVWLYDPDYMKMVLGRSDPKAQVSYRHLKPWIGTGLLLLEGQTWFQHRRMLTPAFHYDILRPYVGLMADSVRVMLDKWEKLISQDSHLEIFGHVSSMTLDTIMKCAFSHQGRVQMDRNSQSYIQAIKDLSHLLISRVRNVFHQNDFMYRLTPEGRWNHQACQLAHQHTDAVIKERKSHLQKEGELKKVRSRRHLDFLDILLFARMENGSSLSDEDLRAEVDTFMFEGHDTTASGISWILYALASHPEHQQRCREEIQSLLGGGTSITWDHLDQMPYTTMCIKEALRLYPPVPVISRELSKPITFPDGRSLPAGISVSLSFYGLHHNPKVWPNPEVFDPTRFAPGSTRHSHAFLPFSGGPRNCIGKQFAMNELKVAVALTLLRFELSPDPSRVPVPMPVIVLRSKNGIHLKLRKLSDPGGDKDKL; encoded by the exons ATGAGTGTCTCTGCACTGAGCCCCTCCAGAGCCCTGGGCGGGGTCTCTGGGCTCCTGCAGGTGGTCTCCCTGCTCGGCCTGGTTCTGCTTCTGCTCAAGCTGGCACAGCTCTACCTGCGCAGACAGTGGCTGCTCAAAGCCCTTCATCACttcccatctcctccttcccACTGGTTCTATGGACACAAGCAGGAG TTCCAAGAAGAGGGTGAGCTGCCACACCTACTAAAAAGGGTAGAGAAATACCCAAGGGCCTGTGTTCGCTGGATGTGGGGAACAAGGGCCTTTGTATGGCTCTACGACCCTGACTACATGAAGATGGTCCTGGGGAGATCAG ACCCAAAGGCTCAAGTGAGCTACAGACACCTGAAGCCCTGGATTG GGACAGGTTTGCTGCTGTTGGAGGGGCAGACGTGGTTCCAGCACCGGCGGATGCTGACCCCAGCCTTCCACTACGACATCCTGAGGCCCTACGTGGGACTCATGGCTGACTCTGTCCGAGTGATGCTG GACAAGTGGGAGAAGCTCATCAGCCAGGACTCACATCTGGAGATCTTTGGACATGTCTCCTCAATGACCCTGGACACCATCATGAAGTGCGCCTTCAGCCACCAAGGCAGGGTCCAAATGGACAG GAACTCCCAATCCTACATCCAGGCCATCAAGGACCTCAGTCATCTGCTCATTTCCCGAGTGAGGAATGTTTTCCACCAGAACGACTTCATGTACAGGCTGACCCCTGAAGGCCGCTGGAACCACCAGGCCTGTCAGCTCGCTCATCAACACACAG ATGCAGTGATCAAGGAGAGGAAGTCTCATCTGCAGAAGGAGGGAGAGCTGAAGAAGGTGAGGAGCAGGAGGCACTTGGACTTCCTGGACATCCTCCTCTTTGCCAGA ATGGAGAATGGGAGCAGCTTGTCTGATGAGGACCTCCGTGCCGAGGTGGACACGTTCATGTTCGAGGGTCATGACACCACAGCCAGTGGCATCTCCTGGATCCTCTATGCTCTAGCCTCCCACCCTGAGCATCAGCAGAGGTGTCGGGAAGAGATCCAGAGCCTCCTAGGGGGTGGCACCTCCATCACCTG GGACCATCTGGACCAGATGCCCTACACCACCATGTGCATCAAGGAGGCACTGAGACTCTATCCACCAGTACCAGTCATCAGCAGAGAGCTGAGCAAGCCCATCACCTTCCCTGATGGACGCTCCTTACCTGCAG GAATCTCAGTCTCCCTCTCCTTTTATGGGCTTCATCACAACCCGAAGGTGTGGCCGAACCCAGAG GTGTTTGACCCAACCCGGTTTGCACCAGGTTCTACTCGACACAGCCATGCCTTCCTGCCCTTCTCAGGAGGACCCAG GAACTGCATTGGGAAGCAGTTTGCCATGAATGAGTTGAAGGTGGCCGTGGCCCTGACCTTGCTTCGCTTTGAGCTGTCACCGGATCCCTCCAGGGTCCCTGTGCCCATGCCAGTCATTGTGCTGAGATCCAAAAATGGGATCCACCTGAAGCTCAGGAAGCTGTCTGATCCAGGTGGAGACAAGGACAAGCTCTGA
- the LOC136152329 gene encoding cytochrome P450 4A24-like isoform X2, translated as MSVSALSPSRALGGVSGLLQVVSLLGLVLLLLKLAQLYLRRQWLLKALHHFPSPPSHWFYGHKQEFQEEGELPHLLKRVEKYPRACVRWMWGTRAFVWLYDPDYMKMVLGRSDPKAQVSYRHLKPWIGTGLLLLEGQTWFQHRRMLTPAFHYDILRPYVGLMADSVRVMLDKWEKLISQDSHLEIFGHVSSMTLDTIMKCAFSHQGRVQMDRCSDQGEEVSSAEGGRAEEGEEQEALGLPGHPPLCQSEEFLVVQSCLLSDGLAFRDHLDQMPYTTMCIKEALRLYPPVPVISRELSKPITFPDGRSLPAGISVSLSFYGLHHNPKVWPNPEVFDPTRFAPGSTRHSHAFLPFSGGPRNCIGKQFAMNELKVAVALTLLRFELSPDPSRVPVPMPVIVLRSKNGIHLKLRKLSDPGGDKDKL; from the exons ATGAGTGTCTCTGCACTGAGCCCCTCCAGAGCCCTGGGCGGGGTCTCTGGGCTCCTGCAGGTGGTCTCCCTGCTCGGCCTGGTTCTGCTTCTGCTCAAGCTGGCACAGCTCTACCTGCGCAGACAGTGGCTGCTCAAAGCCCTTCATCACttcccatctcctccttcccACTGGTTCTATGGACACAAGCAGGAG TTCCAAGAAGAGGGTGAGCTGCCACACCTACTAAAAAGGGTAGAGAAATACCCAAGGGCCTGTGTTCGCTGGATGTGGGGAACAAGGGCCTTTGTATGGCTCTACGACCCTGACTACATGAAGATGGTCCTGGGGAGATCAG ACCCAAAGGCTCAAGTGAGCTACAGACACCTGAAGCCCTGGATTG GGACAGGTTTGCTGCTGTTGGAGGGGCAGACGTGGTTCCAGCACCGGCGGATGCTGACCCCAGCCTTCCACTACGACATCCTGAGGCCCTACGTGGGACTCATGGCTGACTCTGTCCGAGTGATGCTG GACAAGTGGGAGAAGCTCATCAGCCAGGACTCACATCTGGAGATCTTTGGACATGTCTCCTCAATGACCCTGGACACCATCATGAAGTGCGCCTTCAGCCACCAAGGCAGGGTCCAAATGGACAG ATGCAGTGATCAAGGAGAGGAAGTCTCATCTGCAGAAGGAGGGAGAGCTGAAGAAGGTGAGGAGCAGGAGGCACTTGGACTTCCTGGACATCCTCCTCTTTGCCAGAGTGA AGAATTCCTGGTCGTCCAGTCCTGCCTGCTCTCAGATGGGCTTGCTTTCAGGGACCATCTGGACCAGATGCCCTACACCACCATGTGCATCAAGGAGGCACTGAGACTCTATCCACCAGTACCAGTCATCAGCAGAGAGCTGAGCAAGCCCATCACCTTCCCTGATGGACGCTCCTTACCTGCAG GAATCTCAGTCTCCCTCTCCTTTTATGGGCTTCATCACAACCCGAAGGTGTGGCCGAACCCAGAG GTGTTTGACCCAACCCGGTTTGCACCAGGTTCTACTCGACACAGCCATGCCTTCCTGCCCTTCTCAGGAGGACCCAG GAACTGCATTGGGAAGCAGTTTGCCATGAATGAGTTGAAGGTGGCCGTGGCCCTGACCTTGCTTCGCTTTGAGCTGTCACCGGATCCCTCCAGGGTCCCTGTGCCCATGCCAGTCATTGTGCTGAGATCCAAAAATGGGATCCACCTGAAGCTCAGGAAGCTGTCTGATCCAGGTGGAGACAAGGACAAGCTCTGA